A DNA window from Mucilaginibacter xinganensis contains the following coding sequences:
- the gyrA gene encoding DNA gyrase subunit A → MAEETENGSTPPEDRIISINIDEEMRAAYIDYSMSVIVSRALPDVRDGLKPVHRRVLYGMLDLGLANNKPYKKSARIVGEVLGKYHPHGDTSVYDAMVRMAQEWSLRYPFVEGQGNYGSIDGDQPAAMRYTEARLEKIAEEMLADINKDTIDFQLNFDDSLQEPTVLPAKFPNLLVNGASGIAVGMATNMAPHNLTEVVNATLALIDNRDITIDELMVHIKGPDFPTGAIIYGFEGARQAFETGRGRIVIRSRAEIEVYNGDRERIIVSEIPYQINKALMIERTAELVNEKKIDGISAIRDESNREGIRVVYEIKRDANAAIVLNNLYKHTALQTSFSINNIALVHGRPMLLTLKDLIHHFVEHRHEVVIRRAKFELSEAEKRAHILEGLLIALDHLDEVIKLIRASNTPDDAREGLITQFGLSDLQARAILDMTLRRLTGLERDKIKDEYEGLMKLIDYLKSILADEGLRMQIIKDELIEIRDKYGDERRTQMVHSSAEMNTEDFIEDEDVVITISREGYIKRTPLTEYRRQGRGGKGAIGSNSRDADFIEHLLIASNHNYMLFFTESGQCFWLRVFEIPEGTRTSKGRAIQNIINIPKEQNIKAYIKLISLKDTEYLENNFIIMCTKKGTIKKTSLEAYSRPRANGINAININEGDSLLEATLTTGTSEIVMALRSGRAIRFNESTVRPMGRTATGVRGISLENAEDEVVGMISIDNPETTVLVVSEKGYGKRTDIDDYRVTNRGGKGVKTLSITEKTGKLVAIKGVTDNEDLMIINKSGVIIRIAVSELRTMGRATQGVRLITLKGNDEIASVAKIEHDDEEDKELDENAENPGIAPAADDINE, encoded by the coding sequence ATGGCCGAAGAAACAGAAAACGGAAGTACACCACCAGAAGATAGAATAATTTCGATAAATATTGATGAAGAGATGCGTGCAGCCTACATTGATTATTCAATGTCGGTTATCGTATCACGGGCTCTGCCTGATGTGCGTGACGGTTTAAAACCGGTACACAGGCGCGTTTTATACGGGATGCTTGATTTGGGTTTAGCTAACAATAAACCTTATAAAAAATCGGCCCGTATTGTAGGGGAGGTATTGGGTAAATATCACCCGCATGGCGATACCTCGGTATATGACGCCATGGTGCGTATGGCCCAGGAGTGGAGCCTTCGTTACCCTTTTGTTGAAGGGCAGGGCAACTATGGGTCAATTGATGGTGACCAGCCTGCGGCAATGCGTTACACAGAAGCTAGGCTTGAAAAGATAGCTGAAGAAATGCTCGCCGATATCAACAAAGATACTATTGATTTCCAACTAAACTTTGACGACTCGTTACAGGAACCAACTGTTTTACCGGCCAAATTTCCTAATTTGCTTGTTAACGGGGCATCAGGCATTGCGGTTGGTATGGCCACTAACATGGCGCCACACAATTTAACAGAAGTAGTAAATGCAACGTTAGCGCTAATTGATAACCGCGACATTACTATTGATGAATTAATGGTGCATATTAAGGGGCCTGACTTTCCAACAGGGGCCATCATATATGGATTTGAAGGGGCACGCCAGGCTTTTGAAACAGGCCGCGGCAGGATAGTGATTCGCTCAAGAGCCGAAATTGAAGTATATAACGGGGATCGTGAACGTATTATCGTATCTGAAATTCCTTACCAGATCAACAAGGCGCTCATGATTGAGCGCACCGCCGAACTGGTGAATGAAAAGAAGATTGATGGCATTTCAGCCATCAGGGACGAGTCTAACAGGGAGGGTATCCGCGTTGTTTACGAAATAAAACGGGATGCTAATGCGGCTATTGTATTGAATAACCTGTACAAACACACTGCCCTTCAAACATCATTCAGTATAAACAATATTGCTTTGGTACACGGCAGGCCTATGCTGCTGACGCTAAAAGACCTGATTCATCATTTTGTTGAGCACAGGCACGAGGTGGTCATCCGTCGTGCTAAATTTGAACTTTCAGAAGCCGAGAAACGCGCGCATATACTGGAAGGATTACTGATTGCGTTAGATCATTTAGACGAGGTAATTAAGCTGATCAGAGCATCAAATACGCCTGACGATGCAAGGGAAGGATTAATAACCCAGTTTGGCCTGAGCGATTTACAGGCACGCGCTATATTGGATATGACGTTAAGGCGTTTAACCGGACTTGAGCGTGATAAGATTAAAGATGAGTATGAAGGCCTGATGAAACTGATTGATTATTTGAAATCTATTTTGGCTGATGAAGGCCTGCGGATGCAGATAATTAAAGATGAGCTGATCGAGATCCGCGATAAATACGGCGATGAGCGCAGAACACAAATGGTTCATTCATCTGCGGAGATGAATACCGAAGATTTTATTGAGGATGAAGATGTTGTGATTACCATATCACGCGAGGGGTATATTAAACGCACACCTTTAACTGAATATCGCAGGCAGGGCAGGGGCGGTAAAGGTGCTATTGGCAGCAACAGCCGTGATGCCGATTTTATTGAGCATCTATTGATTGCATCAAATCACAATTACATGCTGTTCTTTACCGAATCAGGTCAGTGTTTCTGGTTACGGGTATTTGAAATTCCGGAAGGGACACGTACCTCAAAAGGCAGGGCGATTCAGAATATCATTAATATCCCTAAAGAACAAAACATTAAGGCGTACATTAAGCTGATAAGCCTAAAGGATACAGAATACCTGGAGAATAACTTCATCATTATGTGTACCAAAAAAGGTACCATTAAAAAGACCTCGCTCGAAGCATATTCACGTCCGCGTGCTAATGGTATAAATGCCATTAATATTAATGAAGGCGATTCATTGTTGGAAGCAACGTTAACTACAGGTACCAGCGAAATTGTAATGGCATTAAGATCAGGCCGTGCAATTCGATTTAATGAATCGACAGTTAGGCCGATGGGGCGTACCGCAACCGGTGTGCGCGGGATATCGCTTGAAAATGCCGAAGATGAAGTTGTTGGCATGATTAGTATTGATAACCCTGAAACAACTGTATTGGTAGTTTCAGAAAAAGGTTATGGAAAGCGTACTGATATTGACGATTACAGGGTAACCAACCGCGGTGGTAAAGGCGTGAAAACTTTAAGCATTACTGAAAAAACAGGAAAACTTGTTGCCATAAAAGGCGTTACAGATAATGAGGATTTGATGATCATCAATAAGTCGGGTGTTATCATAAGGATAGCAGTAAGTGAGTTAAGAACCATGGGTAGAGCTACCCAGGGCGTGAGGCTCATTACACTGAAAGGAAATGACGAGATAGCATCGGTGGCTAAAATTGAGCATGATGACGAGGAGGATAAAGAGTTAGATGAAAATGCTGAAAACCCGGGTATAGCGCCTGCTGCTGATGATATAAATGAATAA
- a CDS encoding tetratricopeptide repeat protein produces the protein MSFSASVAFCQTEVLKGVVNSLAFYKQKKDLKYLANAKKSVDSLITTRADSMDVQKTVYRIVVNSSILYIDTLNKLNQPANFFLQTTDLLDKLSLKRKSYKYPAELDYSRRCLANVYMRKAFAYMNKSDFHNALQLFESAKKYAPSFKQLDAYIAYSNNKLGNMQTAAKYYSDLINSDSVKAEYVQAASNNYKLLGDTLSALNVIKKGRKHLPNDKTLLLDEANIYSNRKDYRSLAPLLPALLDVNSNNADIAFVAAVCYDHLNQTEKAESLYLRSIELNSSSYDPIYNLGLLYLKESVIKQEKGDSPDNSRAAQWLEKANEISPNNANCLKALQLVYAQSGNEDQINRINNKLKQLTNQ, from the coding sequence ATGTCTTTTAGTGCTTCTGTAGCATTTTGCCAAACAGAAGTACTTAAAGGCGTGGTTAACAGTTTGGCCTTTTACAAACAAAAAAAGGACCTTAAGTATTTAGCAAATGCCAAAAAGTCTGTGGATAGCCTGATAACTACCCGGGCCGACTCGATGGACGTACAGAAGACCGTTTATCGAATTGTTGTAAATTCGAGCATTTTGTATATAGATACGTTAAATAAGCTCAACCAACCTGCCAACTTTTTTTTACAGACAACAGACCTGCTCGATAAGTTATCATTAAAAAGAAAATCTTACAAATATCCAGCTGAGTTGGATTATTCAAGACGATGTCTGGCTAATGTTTACATGCGTAAGGCTTTTGCATATATGAATAAATCTGATTTTCATAATGCTTTGCAACTGTTTGAAAGTGCAAAAAAGTACGCACCGTCATTTAAACAGCTTGATGCGTACATAGCTTATTCAAATAATAAATTGGGTAACATGCAAACTGCCGCAAAATACTATTCAGATTTGATCAATAGCGACAGTGTTAAGGCGGAGTATGTGCAGGCTGCGTCAAATAATTACAAGTTACTTGGTGATACGTTAAGCGCTCTGAACGTTATAAAGAAAGGTCGTAAACATTTACCAAATGATAAGACATTGCTGCTTGATGAGGCAAATATCTATAGTAATAGGAAGGATTACCGGTCATTGGCACCATTATTACCAGCGCTATTGGATGTTAATTCAAATAACGCAGATATTGCATTTGTGGCAGCGGTATGTTATGATCATCTAAACCAAACTGAGAAAGCAGAATCACTGTATCTGCGTTCGATAGAGTTGAATAGTTCATCTTACGATCCGATATATAACCTTGGGTTATTATATTTAAAGGAAAGTGTTATCAAACAGGAGAAGGGCGATTCTCCCGATAATAGCCGGGCGGCGCAATGGCTTGAAAAAGCAAATGAAATATCGCCAAATAATGCAAATTGTCTTAAAGCATTGCAACTGGTTTATGCACAATCAGGAAACGAAGACCAAATAAACAGGATAAACAATAAACTAAAACAGTTAACTAATCAATAA